From the Pseudobutyrivibrio ruminis HUN009 genome, one window contains:
- a CDS encoding GIY-YIG nuclease family protein encodes MSKYDPLGDYLRCCNKSVISLSFEKIEGILGFSLPNSAYNHGAFWSSGNNSHSHAFSWIDAGYVVSKKDLIRKQIEFRKVSTGEILSHTTNRKPSPKSDVSKKIILSKAPSAQETINVAGYDFMFLQIIDVERDSNGLVIEDAPQSRYQNMHNLKLHGYGGGTFCKFKISADEVPGVYLWIVDDEIIYIGETANLRNRFNTGYGVISARNCFEGGQTTNCKMNKVVLECAKQNKEIKLYFYQTEKFKEVELELLRSINTKYNVKDN; translated from the coding sequence ATGAGTAAGTATGATCCTTTAGGAGACTATTTGCGATGCTGCAATAAGTCAGTAATATCACTTTCATTTGAGAAAATAGAAGGGATTTTAGGTTTTTCACTTCCTAATTCTGCATATAATCATGGGGCATTTTGGTCTAGTGGAAACAATTCGCATTCTCATGCTTTTTCATGGATAGATGCGGGTTATGTTGTTTCCAAAAAGGATTTAATTAGAAAGCAAATTGAATTTAGGAAGGTATCTACTGGAGAAATACTATCTCATACTACAAATCGGAAACCTTCTCCCAAAAGTGATGTTAGCAAGAAAATAATTTTATCCAAAGCACCTTCAGCACAGGAAACAATTAATGTTGCCGGTTACGACTTTATGTTTCTGCAGATTATTGATGTAGAGCGTGATTCCAATGGACTAGTAATCGAAGATGCTCCACAGTCAAGATATCAGAATATGCATAATCTAAAATTGCATGGCTATGGTGGAGGCACATTCTGTAAGTTTAAGATTTCTGCCGATGAGGTACCGGGTGTATATTTATGGATAGTAGACGATGAGATTATCTATATTGGTGAAACTGCGAATCTAAGAAATCGCTTCAATACAGGATATGGTGTCATATCAGCTAGGAATTGTTTTGAAGGTGGACAGACTACTAACTGCAAGATGAATAAAGTAGTTTTAGAATGCGCAAAGCAAAACAAAGAGATTAAGCTGTATTTCTATCAGACTGAAAAATTTAAAGAGGTTGAGCTTGAATTATTACGCTCAATAAATACCAAATATAACGTTAAGGATAATTAG